Genomic DNA from Nicotiana tabacum cultivar K326 chromosome 21, ASM71507v2, whole genome shotgun sequence:
CATCTCGTTCCGTGTCAAAATATCGAGTTCAATTGAACAAACCTATAAAAAGAGGCTACATCCGTCTCTGAGCTAATGAGTGCTACTAAATGTTTAGAGTTTAACTTCTATAGAAAAATGATGTAAAAGAATTATTATACTGTTGTCTCTAAAATACAACTAGAGATAATCATGCATAAAAAGTGTATTAGTGACTTAAAGAATATCTCAGTCACTTGTTACAACATGATAGAAGGTATATAAAAAGATGCTGTCAAACTCGTATAGGGAAAAATATGACATGACATGTGGCCGCTTAAAGGAAGGACACGTGAAACACAAGATGGGGATGGCCACCGAACATAGCtattccgcttgtcaccggaagAAATAACGATCATAAAAGGAGTATTAAATGCTTTGCGTCCGGTAACATTTAATACAGAATATTTTGTAGCATTAATGATGATGGCCCGTTACAaggaatttgacatttatgtttaacgttacatcttcatcaatggccctTATAATTGACATTAAAAAAGGGCATGATCCTAAGCCttccttccctagacatagctataaataaaGAACTCAGTTATCATTTCACAAATTTTCTGGCTAACTTACACTATATTCTATACAgcattttaatacaattttattttctcgcttttgatctcatcattgttgtACCCGAAAATCCTGTTCCTGGACTCATCAGCTATGTCGTTCCATCTACATCttaaggctaagtattttatatttcatcagttatttcattatcttttggattaaattaattcacttgtctagaaactacgaacaaattcaactgtatcattttacgggtaaacacaaCTATTGTCACATAAAATGAGACGGAGGAGGTAGTTTAAATAGAGGGGCAAAGAGGTTTGTGTTAGTTTCAGTAGCATTTTACAAATTTGGCCAAATTCGCCATAAAATTAGCAGTCCAATTATAATTTACCTGGTCTAAAGCAAACGATGCCTCATTAATGCTAGAATATACTCTACAGTTTACAGTTTGAGACAACAAATTATATTTATACTAGTAAATTCACTCGCGCTTTGCGCgatcacaaaaaataaataaattataagaaagtaatagtaatgtcttaaattttataaaagaaaaatcaatctTTACTAAGAAAATATTCTTCCCGATTCTACGGTGTTATAGTATTACACTGTAAATGACATGTTATGATTGGTTAACACATATTAACAGAGAAAAATCTTCTATAATGTTATTCCTTAACCTCTCTTCTCTAAGCATTTGAAAGTgaagtaattaattaattacatcTGTTACATCAATGTCTGGAATTGTTAATGCTCTTGTCATTGTATTTTAGATTTGAGTATGTACTGATTAGAGCAAGTATGTGTGTCGATTTGACTATTCAACCATAGATGTCTTCTGTTTATGTAATTATACTTTTCCTCTAAGGTGAAACTTTATATCAAAGTAAGAACTTAAGTAACGAGGAAAAGAGGATATTTTTATGATTCTGCAAAAAAATAATTAAGgagaaaataagaaacaaaacGTCCATCTTACCGTTCAAAAGTAATGTTGCTGATTGCCTTTCAAACACTAACCAATACAAGCATCTACGAAAATATATAAGACCAATAAACTCTTGAAATTTGATATTTTCTTAATCATTATACTCtttctttttacaaaaaaacaCTTGCTGAATGGCAGAGAAATATACTCCATCCATTCTATTTTATgtgaactctttttttttaatctgttAAGAAAATGAAACTTTTGtttatagtaaaaaaaaaaatttactttaaaCTTCCTATTTATCCTTTTATAGCTATacgaaaattattttttcggtATAAACATCTGGTATTCAAAAATCCTCGCTCGGAAAATTTTGGTACATATCTTGAAGGGGAAATCGCTCCGTATAAAAGATTTCTCTAGAAAAATCATTGCATATTTAAGATCCATGAttgtaaaaaaaattcttttcttgcTTAACTAAGCATAACTAAACAGGTTTAATTATATGAAAAGAAAGTTAAAATGCACGGAAATATTATACATCACACTTTTAAAAAAGATTCTTAAACTCAATGCCTATACTGattcatataaaataaaaccgAGGGAGTACATATTATACAACATAATGATGTCCATAACAttggaaaataacatattaacaTGTCTGTATCAATGTCAAGGAAAATACTACTTTGAGAAATTGTACAAACTTACAAAAGGTAGGAGGATTAGAACTATGATTTGTCTTGTAATAAAAGTAGTAAAAACGAAGCAGGAAAAAGCAAATAAAAGAAGATTAAGACAAATCTTACAACGAAAGTGAAAAATTCCCCAACCGCTGTAATTTCAATCTTCTCAATAGCTGCCTCGGCAGGAGCATCTCTTGAGTTCAGCAACAACCATAAAATCTGTCAATCTCTAAGCCTAACACAACATTCTCCACAAAAAACAAAATCTGCACTACTTAATAATCAAGTTTCTTCATGGACTCTAACCCACAAAAACCAAACAGAACAATATTACTCCTCTTTAATTAAAGGATATGGAGGAAGAAAGCGAAAAAAGGAACAGCTATGGCGGCAAAAGCACTCTCAATGGAATGCTTATTCATAGTCTTCGCCTCTTTCCCCATCTGAAGATTTTTTGAGGCTGACTTCTTGTACGAGTGAACGTTTCTTCGACGTTTATTTTTTTTGGGAATATGAGAAGGCTGTTTATGAAGTACTTTGTAAGTAAAGACGTTAAATAGGTTAATTAAGAGGGGATGCACATTATATTTGAGCAGTAATTTATGGAAAGTTAAAACACAAATGACTACTAACAATGGATGGGAAGAGGCGTGTTCTTTCAAAATGGCCAATGAACCATTTTTTTTAATAAGTTACTACTCAAAATGGAcggtaaaaagaaagaaagtcaaaaaaaaaggagataaaagaaaaatgatattACTGGAAATATGGAATGCCACATCATCTCTCAAAGgccttgctatatatatatatatatatatatatatatatatatatatatatatatatatatatatatatatagttttttgttatttttttatatttaaaaaataaaaaatgatttttgaagtattttttgaaacaacagatattttgaattttttttggggggggggggggataaaaCGACACGAAAAATGGGAAGATATTTTATTGCTTATTTGCTCGTTGGAGAGAAAGGGTATATTAGTCATTTTCCTTTTAGATTTTAGATCAACGGAGGGGAGAGACCAAAAAAGGAATGAGCCTTATCTAGTAAACCTGCGGCTGCATGTAGTTTTCGTTATAACCAACATTTTCCAGTACTTCAATTAGAAACTGCTTCACTTTTCCCAAGTTCACTTCTTATTTTCTTCTCAAAATTGTTTCTTTGACTAAATTCAGTAAAAAGCTAAATTCATTCTCTTAATGGCAAATTCTCTGTGTTTCACACCTTTAGCTTCATTCAACTCTGTCAATAAACCAGGTAAATTCCAGTTTCTATTTATTCTTATACTTTTTATGCCTTTTTGCTTAATGGGTAGTTTATATTCTATTGGTTTGTACCCATTTTGGGGTTAATTTCATTGTATATTCACTGAACTTTACCCTGTAGTCAAGAAACTATATTGTGTTacagtaaaaaaaaaatgaactttATTGTTTTAATTGGTAAAGTTTAGTTACTTTAATGTGAAAAATATTATGACTAACTGTTATAAATGGGTAAAGTACAAAAATTGTTATAGTGGTTAAAGTTTAGTTAGTTTACCCTCTATATATAACACTTAGTCACAAAACTATATTTTGTCGCACTAAAAAAAGCTGAACTTTATTGTTATAGTAGTTAAAGTTTAGTTACTTTAACGTGACAAAAACAATTGTGACTGAACTGTTATAACGGATAAAATTGAGTAAGTATTGTAATGGTTAAAGTTCAGTTACTTCAatataaccaaaaaaaataaatatttttactgTTATAGTGGATAATTtctgagccgagagtctattggaaacagtctctcaaATCTCCacgaggtaggggtaaggctgtgTACGCATTACCCTTCCCAAaccccactatgtgggattataAAGTTCAGAGAATAACCGAAATTTTCGCtgttctttgtgtttgtttgtggGTCTGCAACTGTGTGTAGAATGCTGATATGTTAGGTTGTAAAGAttcaaatttcattttttgtgtAGTAATTGGGATTTTTATATTCTTGTCAGGTCTAAATCTGATTAATGGGAATTGCACTGGAGGAAAGATTCAATGGATCAAAGATGTTACCTACAGCTCCAAGAGTAACTTGAGAGTTGTGGAAGTGAAGGTAATTTTGGAGTTCTATGTATAGACAATCGTGCAAATTTGCAGTTAAATGTGCTCAAATGATATACAATGGCTACATTTTTTACTTTTATGCCTAAACACTAAGGTAAGATCCGTTACGTGGACTAAAGGGGGTTCATGGACTTATAGTCTTGACTTGAGAATGGAGAGGAAGCTTTTAACAAGTTTGTGCGCTCATAGTCTTGGCTTGAGACTGGAGCAATGAATGTTCTTAAGAAGTTTTTGTGCTCAAACTGATCCGGTATTGTGGTAACACTACTTGGCTAGGTAAACCGCCAAATAAACTTGTTCGTGGGAATTTGAAAACTATGTGGTCAGGGGCAGAGCTAGAAGCCCAGGTATGGGTTCGGTCGAACCCGGTAGCATTTGCTCAAACACTTATTTGTGTTAAGAAAGACGTTAAATATGTGCAAAATACTAAATTCAGAACCCTTAAAGTTGCCGTCGGTCTAAAATTCAGAATCCATAAAGTTGACATCTTGGCTCCGCCTCTGTTAATGTGGTGGCATCTGCATTATACCAATTATCTCTCTATTTATGTGAACGGCGTCAGGCTGCATAATTTCGTTCCTGATGGGATCAGTAGcctttttctcgctttctttttTCATCTCTCATTTGTTAAGGTGAAACTCCTTGGCTTAATGCTAGCTGTAGTTCTATTGAAACTTCGGTTTTCTCCTAGAATGTTTCTTTCACCTCTTTTTGTGATATAACTATAAACCATCTTTGCTTCTATTTCCTTGAGTTGGCTGTATTATGCCAGAGCTTTGACATTATTCTCTATTTTCCAGGCCACTGACAGTGACAAAGACACGAAAGTAAGGAGCATTGTCTGTCAAAATTGTGATGGAAATGGTAAGTGGATTGCTGTAGACTTTCTTTTGCGTCATTGATGTTAAGGCTCAGTGAACTTCTCTTGACAAACACTCTCGTACTGTTTTTAGTCTCAAGTGACTAATATTGCTTAATACCGTAATTTTGCCTTTCTGTATATTCAATGTTTATCGAATTGTGGCAATGAAGATGATTGTAACAGAAGCAGTACTTTCGAGAGAAATTTTGTACTCGTAGATTTTACTAAGAGAGCCATTATATCTTTTACAATATAATGTTTGTCTTACCTCTGCATGAGATTTCGTTTCTTAAAACAATATTTGTTTCAAGTAGTAATTTGACTCTTGATGTTGAGTGCTCGATGGAAAAACACCTTTGTTACGAACTTCCCTCAAATTATTCATCGAAGTTTAATCTGAGAATTACAGCGTATCTGGATTCAAAAACTTTTTTGTTAATGCTTCAGCCTTACTGGTTCTTTGCCTTTTTCTTGCTTATACTCATTATTTGTACCCATGATTATTTcagaaatatatatacatattggtCATATACACCTGAAATCATCCATTTCACTTGGATTTAGTTCAGCACTTTCTGTTTCTTATACGCCATATTGCTCTCAGGTGCAGTGTCGTGCTCACAATGCAAAGGCACAGGGGTTAACTCTGTAGATCATTTCAACGGGCGGTTCAAAGCTGGTGGACTATGTTGGTTGTGCAGGTACTTGTATTATCATTTATTCTTTTGGTGATTATGGTTTCTTGTTGTAATTTTGTTCTTAAGCAAGTCGATAAAAATGCGATTAATCATATCCTTCATGTTTGCACTTTTTTTACTTCAGAGGTAAAAAAGATGTGTTATGTGGTGACTGCAATGGTGCTGGATTTCTTGGTGGATTTATGAGTACGTTCGATGAGTAGACTTCATTTGCACTATTCTCGGGTAGGTTCAGAGGCAGATCCAGAATGTACACTTTGATGAGTTCAATCTTTAAATTTTTTGCATTGAACTCATTGTAACTTTGAGGTTATGAATtcagaatttaatatttattgaaatttcagttatttttcacatatatatCGTGCTCCTTGTCAAACATACTGGATTTTAGTTCAATCCATAAAAGTTATGATCCATCCACCCCTAGGTTGTCAACATTGATCCCAAGAGAAGCAGAAAGAAGTATTTGATAAACAGATTGTATTATCATTTTCCTATTCCAGTTTCACATGTTCAAGATTTCTTGAGCTTTATATTCTGAGGCGGATCAAAgatttgaactttatgggttCAACCTCTGATGTTCTTAGCATTGAACTTATTGTATTTTTAAAGTTTTGGGTTCATATATGCTAGTTTTTATAGTTTTGGTGGACTTTTACACTTAAATGTATGTTCCGCGTCAAAAGTAATGCGTTCAGTTGAACCCGACACTCCCATGATGCATTCGCCCATGTTTATATTGTAGAAGCTTATTTCTGAACTAAGTGAAAAAACTTATGCATTAAGAAATTATTGTTATATAACAAAGGACCTACATTTTGGCAAGCCTATTTGCTAATGCCAGCATTTTAAGCAAGTTAGTGATTTTACCAATCGTGTTCGGGCAATGAAGTTGAACTCTTAGTTGGAAAATATCTGGATAATTGGATATTACTAGctaaaaaataaagattttttatAGTGTTCAGAGAAAAGCTTTACCTACTGAATTGGGACTCTGAATTTTCACCTAAAGTATTTCTTTAACTAGGCGGTAAAAATCAgaaataaccagatttacaaaTGGTAATTGAAATATAgtcacaattttaaaaataatcgaACTAGTTTTTTATATATGAGATTTCAACATAATGTACTTTTATTTTCATCAACAACATAATGTGTTGGAGCTTCATAATGTGCtagagttccaatataatatgttGACACATTATGCTGGAACGTTTCGCGTGCCGGCGTTCTAACATAAAATGCTGGAAGTTTTATACCCAGGAGGTTTATAATCTAGCATATTATGGTGGAACATTCCTTGTTTTGGCAAAATAATGATTATTTTTAATAACTTTAGAAACGTCGGCTATTTGTCAAGTATTAGTTTGAAAACTGACCATCCCGTGCTATTTTCACTTTTAACTCGAGTTATCCTTCATATTATTCACTTTTGTAGGCCTAGAAAATCTCTATTTTTGAAAGTCTATTTCAAGAAATATGTGGTGCAAAATATCTAAAAGAAATATAATACTCCTAtacacccccctcccccccccccaatattttttttagttggCTGCAATGCGGTAaggcttaaaatggctaataGGAGGCAAATAATaggagtttttttttctttctaaaaataataGGAGTTAATTAAACTTTAGAATCTACCTCTGATAGAATATCTAATCAAACATTAAAGTAAACCAAGCCATTAAATTGTGCTTCTTTAATTAAGCAAaataattctcaaaataatcttcAAAGGGCTCCCATAAGGAATAAGGATTATGcaattttcttttttgtatttacCATTGACATATGATTAACTCTCTTATTTAAATACAATTGGCATTAATTTGCGAATTATATTCTGAGCTTTTTTTTATAACTTTGTAAAGATGAAGTTAATTTTTGGTACCAATTCTTTTTAGTGGCTTTATATATGATAAAAGTAAGTgacctttttttttatataaaatattttagcACTTTTAACGCAATAAAGTAAATATAATATAACCATTCGTGAAATTACTTTTTACTGACATGtggaaaacaaaaaacaaaaaagaaatagaaaaacacAGCACTCTTCAGCTGCCGGACAAACACAAACTCTTAACAATGGAGAGAGCAACACCTGTACGAATGCCTCACACCTCCATCGCCGATCTACCGACGTGGTCGGATGTCCCGCTCCGGCAAACAACTCCGCCACCTCTACCGCCGCCTCTGGCGATGGATCTCGTTCCGGCGAACAACTCCCACATCTTCCGGCGAAATGTTGAGAAACATGGAGAAGAGGGGAAAATGGCTTTTATCACGTGCCAGTTTAAGTGCAATTTTGATGAACAAAATGTGCTTGATGGAGCCCAAAGTAATCCGATTGTTCAGGTGAATTTGaacattttcccttctttttatttttttctatcaCTACTTAATTCTCTCTCAATATTACACATATTTGTTGTACCAAATATTGTCAAATTGCCATCCTTGGCTTCAGAGTTGTCGTAGTGATTGGGTGAGGATTGGAGGTAGGGaatcataaaaattaaaaaaaaggatatTGGGAAGAGAATTGCTGTTCTAGTGTTCTTCTATAGGGGCTATAGTTATTTCTTTGAAAAAGAATAGAAAACATTAGTAAAGAACTCTTGAAAGCAAAAACAAAATGAGAAGTTTTGAATTATGACAATTGGCCACCACATTTGCTTACATAATCTTTAGTTAGCCATCAAATTTTATTAATCTAATGTGGATACGGACTTTCTCCATCAAAATTAATTAATGTAAAGTTGATATACAATCAACCTGGTTTATAAAATACTAACACCCATGTGGcctataaatattatatttcttAATTGAAGTTGTCATCCCATTTAACAAAGTCAAGTCTTTCTTTccttatataaaatttatttgatgGTAACATGATCGTAGACACGATTTTAGCAACTCAGAGGTATGCATGCTATCTTCTTTGTAATCTCAcatatttctttgatttattAATCTCCAATCCTCATAGACCAGCTAATGTGAAGGTGCTATATAATCAGAAGCCGAACTATAATGAAATCTATGGGTTACATGTGAACTCAATAGCTTTTACCCAGACCTTATATATATTTTGAGAAATCTACTAAATATTTGACTGTGAACTAAactattattatatattaatttgagGCCGCCGTAAGAATTCATAAACTTCTATTTCTGGATCTGCCTCTACTTATAAGTTATAACCAACATGCCTTATAATATATTATGCCCATTTGTTATAATATTATATTCCCTAATTCAACTGTCATGGAATTCACATAAAGTCAACTCTTTTGTTCTTTATATAGAATTCCCTTGGTAACTTGGTTGCCTAAACCTTTGCAGCCCTTTAGAGATATGCTATTTTCCTTCGTTTTCTCAGTTCCTTGTTCCTTTGGTTACGCACTGTATCTTTTGTGAGCTTTACCCATTTGTTTGTTGATATTCATAATATACATGTGTATATTTGTTGCAGTGAATTGCTGCTTCCCAACTCCTGTATTGCTGATTGCCATTGAAAGGTTAGTTGCCCTTAATTGCTCTTGTTTAATGTTTTATCTCCTTGCACTATATGTCATTTATATTGTACAAGTTTATTGCTTAAATGGTCattaaaagggcagcccggtgcactaagctcccgctctgcacagggtccggggaagggccggaccgcaaggatctattgtacgcagtcttaccttgCATCTTTGCAAagggctgtttccacggctcgaatccGTGACCCGCTGgttaactttaccagttacgccacaGCTCGCCTTCGCATAAATGGTCATTGAATTATTGAAAATTGGTGAATGAagtcatttttttcttttgagaaaAGTTCCTTTTGTAAAATGCATAACCATAGAGGTCCTAAAAGTTATATCAAGATGTTAACGGGAAATAAAAGCAAGGAAATTATAGATTTGCGTTTGAGACTGTTACAGAGTTTCTGTTGCTCATATATTATAATATTGTTATTGGTTTTTATTTGCAATGTATTTGTTTCTTTTAACCTATTGACAAAAGTACCTACAGATTAGTAATAATACATCAACATTTGCAATTCACTTCTGAAACAAAATAAATCATTATTGGAATGTAACATGAGCTAGCATCTTACTAATATTTCAACTTGGAAATCTATTGCTTAATTTCTATTTGGAGATTAATTTGGCCCGAAGTTTCACGTATAGTTCCATTTCCGAATATTACTG
This window encodes:
- the LOC107784071 gene encoding protein BUNDLE SHEATH DEFECTIVE 2, chloroplastic, whose product is MANSLCFTPLASFNSVNKPGLNLINGNCTGGKIQWIKDVTYSSKSNLRVVEVKATDSDKDTKVRSIVCQNCDGNGAVSCSQCKGTGVNSVDHFNGRFKAGGLCWLCRGKKDVLCGDCNGAGFLGGFMSTFDE